In Microbaculum marinisediminis, one DNA window encodes the following:
- a CDS encoding thiamine pyrophosphate-dependent dehydrogenase E1 component subunit alpha, whose protein sequence is MSPAKRKKSNAEDYLRMYRQMVRIRVFEDNANQLYLSAKMPGLTHMYSGQEAVAVGICEALTDSDKITSTHRGHGHCVAKGAEFKEMFCELLGRAEGYCRGKGGSMHIADQSHGNLGANAIVGGSMGIATGAALTAKRLGTKDVAVCFFGDGATAQGLWYEVMNMAALWKLPVIYACENNGYSEYTRTDEIAAGSLTARAEAFGIESYRVDGQDVLAVNALAQGLVARCRKGEGPFFIELMTYRYHGHHVGDINREYYRSKEEEALWKSERDPISLFGDWLVKEKIVTSEALVDIDNEIKADAKAAVDYALAAPFPDAGEVDMHVFADTDPAAFSVGAA, encoded by the coding sequence ATGAGTCCAGCGAAGAGAAAGAAGTCCAACGCGGAAGACTATCTGCGGATGTACCGGCAGATGGTGCGCATCCGCGTCTTCGAGGACAATGCCAACCAGCTTTACCTGTCGGCGAAGATGCCGGGCCTGACGCATATGTATTCGGGCCAGGAAGCGGTCGCCGTGGGCATCTGCGAGGCGCTGACGGACAGCGACAAGATCACCTCCACGCATCGCGGCCACGGCCATTGCGTCGCCAAGGGGGCCGAGTTCAAGGAGATGTTCTGCGAGCTCCTGGGCAGGGCCGAAGGGTATTGCCGCGGCAAGGGCGGGTCGATGCATATCGCCGACCAGAGCCACGGCAACCTGGGCGCCAACGCCATCGTCGGCGGTTCCATGGGGATCGCCACCGGCGCGGCGCTGACGGCGAAGCGGCTCGGCACCAAGGACGTCGCGGTCTGCTTCTTCGGCGACGGCGCGACGGCGCAGGGCCTCTGGTACGAGGTCATGAACATGGCGGCGCTGTGGAAGCTGCCGGTCATCTATGCCTGCGAGAACAACGGCTATTCGGAATACACCAGGACCGACGAGATCGCCGCCGGATCGCTGACGGCCCGCGCCGAGGCCTTCGGCATCGAGTCCTACCGGGTCGACGGTCAGGACGTGCTGGCGGTCAATGCCCTGGCCCAGGGGCTGGTCGCGCGCTGCCGCAAAGGCGAAGGGCCGTTCTTCATCGAGCTCATGACCTATCGCTATCACGGCCACCACGTCGGCGACATCAACCGCGAGTACTACCGCTCGAAGGAAGAGGAAGCGCTCTGGAAGAGCGAGCGCGACCCGATCTCCCTCTTCGGCGACTGGCTCGTCAAGGAGAAGATCGTGACGAGCGAGGCCCTCGTCGACATCGACAACGAGATCAAGGCCGACGCGAAGGCGGCGGTCGACTACGCGCTCGCGGCCCCGTTCCCGGACGCCGGCGAGGTGGACATGCATGTCTTCGCGGACACCGATCCGGCGGCGTTCAGCGTCGGCGCGGCCTGA
- a CDS encoding LacI family DNA-binding transcriptional regulator, which yields MKKRPTIKDIARATGVHASTVSRALDPDSKKRNLLSAEVIERVREAAETLGYRPNRQAAGLRISRTWSVGVMIPDITNTLFPPIVRGIESVLEPRGYTSIIVNTDNIAERETRLLFVLRERGVDGIINGAAQRTDPKMAQVAAAGIPIVTLNRKVEDGTIPYVINDERQGIRLAFRHLYDLGHRRIANIAGAQSYSTGQMRLEAFREICAEYGIAEKDAPIVAADSYNEAEGQRCAGRILDDDPDVTAILCANDRLAIGALKLLRTRGIDCPGQVSVTGFNDMPFLDFLPLGLTTVRIKQFEAGQTSARILLQMIEESDRAAPMQTVLPVELVVRESSAPPRST from the coding sequence ATGAAGAAAAGGCCGACCATCAAGGACATAGCCCGCGCGACCGGCGTGCACGCCTCGACGGTGTCGCGGGCATTGGACCCCGATTCCAAGAAGCGGAACCTGCTGAGCGCGGAGGTCATCGAGCGGGTCCGGGAGGCGGCCGAGACCCTGGGTTACCGGCCGAACCGGCAGGCGGCGGGCCTGCGGATCAGCCGCACGTGGTCGGTCGGCGTCATGATCCCCGACATCACCAACACGCTGTTTCCGCCCATCGTCCGCGGCATCGAAAGCGTGCTCGAGCCGCGCGGCTACACGTCGATCATCGTCAACACCGACAACATCGCCGAACGCGAGACCCGGCTCCTGTTCGTGCTGCGCGAACGCGGCGTGGACGGGATCATCAACGGCGCGGCGCAACGCACCGACCCGAAGATGGCCCAGGTCGCGGCGGCCGGCATCCCGATCGTCACGCTCAACCGCAAGGTCGAGGACGGGACCATTCCCTATGTGATCAACGACGAGCGCCAGGGCATACGCTTGGCCTTCCGCCACCTCTACGATCTCGGCCACCGCCGCATCGCCAACATCGCGGGCGCGCAGAGCTACTCCACCGGACAGATGCGCCTAGAGGCCTTCCGCGAGATCTGCGCGGAATACGGCATCGCCGAGAAAGATGCGCCGATCGTCGCCGCGGACAGCTACAACGAGGCCGAGGGCCAGCGCTGCGCCGGCCGGATCCTGGACGACGATCCGGACGTCACCGCGATCCTGTGCGCCAACGACCGTCTCGCCATCGGCGCGCTGAAGCTGCTGCGCACGCGCGGCATCGACTGCCCGGGCCAGGTGTCGGTGACCGGCTTCAACGACATGCCGTTTCTCGATTTCCTGCCGCTGGGCCTGACCACGGTGCGGATCAAGCAATTCGAGGCCGGCCAGACGAGCGCGCGCATTCTGCTGCAGATGATCGAAGAGTCCGATCGGGCCGCGCCGATGCAGACGGTGCTCCCCGTCGAACTGGTCGTTCGCGAGAGCAGCGCACCGCCGCGATCCACCTGA
- a CDS encoding NAD-dependent succinate-semialdehyde dehydrogenase → MTDLKTDLYINGEWRDGSEGVRFDVLDPATEEVLASVASAEIADADAALDAADAAFADWAGRKPRERAEVLRKAFELMTARLEDFARLITLENGKARADAMGEAAYAAEFFRWFSEEAVRADGLITHAPASGARIIVQHKPAGIAVLVTPWNYPAAMGTRKIAPALAAGCPVIIKPASETPLTMLALMPLLEEAGVPKGLVNVLPSRRTGALVDHMLHDPRVRVVSFTGSTPVGRKLLHAAADQVLKPAMELGGNAPVIVFEDADIDTAVDGAMLAKMRNLGEACTAANRFYVHTRVAEAFTRKFTERMAALTVGNGLEDGVDVGPLVNADTRDKVAAFVEDAIAKGAELRIGGTVPDTKGFFYPPTVLFNVPDDADCVRDEIFGPVAAIQTFDDEADVIRRANDTEYGLVAYVFTENMKRGLNVCEKLEYGMVGLNRGLVSDPAAPFGGVKQSGLGREGGHEGMLEFMETQYISASW, encoded by the coding sequence ATGACCGACTTGAAAACCGATCTCTACATCAACGGCGAATGGCGGGACGGCTCCGAGGGCGTGCGCTTCGACGTGCTCGATCCGGCCACCGAAGAGGTACTGGCGTCGGTCGCCTCGGCGGAGATCGCCGATGCCGATGCCGCGCTGGACGCGGCGGATGCCGCCTTCGCCGACTGGGCGGGACGCAAGCCGCGCGAGCGCGCCGAGGTGCTGCGCAAGGCCTTCGAGCTGATGACGGCGCGGCTGGAGGATTTCGCGCGGCTGATCACGCTGGAGAACGGCAAGGCGCGCGCCGACGCCATGGGCGAAGCCGCCTATGCGGCGGAGTTCTTCCGCTGGTTCTCGGAGGAAGCGGTGCGTGCCGACGGGCTGATCACCCACGCCCCGGCATCGGGCGCGCGCATCATCGTACAGCACAAGCCGGCCGGGATCGCGGTTCTGGTGACGCCGTGGAACTATCCGGCCGCCATGGGCACGCGCAAGATCGCGCCGGCGCTGGCCGCGGGCTGCCCGGTGATCATCAAGCCGGCCTCCGAAACGCCGCTGACCATGCTGGCGCTGATGCCGCTGCTGGAAGAGGCCGGCGTGCCGAAGGGGCTGGTCAACGTGCTGCCGTCGAGGCGGACGGGCGCCCTTGTCGACCACATGCTGCACGATCCGCGCGTGCGCGTAGTCTCGTTCACCGGGTCCACGCCGGTCGGCCGCAAGCTGCTGCATGCCGCCGCCGACCAGGTGTTGAAGCCGGCGATGGAACTCGGCGGCAACGCGCCGGTCATCGTCTTCGAGGATGCCGATATCGACACCGCCGTGGACGGCGCGATGCTGGCCAAGATGCGCAATCTCGGCGAGGCCTGCACGGCGGCCAATCGCTTCTACGTGCATACGCGCGTCGCCGAGGCATTCACGCGGAAATTCACGGAGCGCATGGCGGCGCTGACCGTCGGCAACGGGCTGGAGGACGGCGTCGATGTCGGGCCGTTGGTCAATGCCGATACGCGCGACAAGGTCGCCGCCTTCGTCGAAGACGCGATCGCCAAGGGCGCCGAGCTGCGTATCGGCGGCACCGTCCCCGATACGAAGGGCTTCTTCTACCCGCCGACCGTGCTGTTCAACGTGCCGGACGATGCCGACTGCGTGCGCGACGAAATCTTCGGTCCTGTCGCCGCCATCCAGACCTTCGACGACGAGGCCGATGTCATCCGCCGCGCCAACGACACGGAATACGGTCTCGTCGCGTATGTGTTCACCGAGAACATGAAGCGCGGCCTGAATGTCTGCGAGAAGCTGGAATACGGCATGGTCGGGCTCAATCGCGGCCTCGTGTCCGATCCGGCCGCGCCCTTCGGCGGGGTGAAGCAGTCGGGGCTGGGCCGCGAGGGTGGCCACGAAGGCATGCTGGAGTTCATGGAAACCCAGTACATCTCGGCGAGCTGGTAG
- a CDS encoding alpha-ketoacid dehydrogenase subunit beta, which translates to MREITLSKAVNEAIAEEMRRDPTIFLIGEDVAEAGTPFKVLSGLVEEFGTDRIIDTPISEPGFMGMAVGAAMTGSRPIVDLMFGDFIFLVMDQLCNQAAKTHYMSGGKLKVPLVLRTNLGATRRSAAQHSQSLHALVAHIPGLKVALPSSAYEAKGLLKTAIRDDNPVVIFEDKLMYNDKAPVPEEEYLIPFGEAAVLRQGRDITLVATSSMVQVAQKAAALLERDGISAEIIDPRTIVPLDEETILDSVRKTSRAIVIDEGHQSFGITGEIASRITEKAFYHLDAPVLRMGAMDVPVPFSPALEDLTVPTPEGVAERARLSVRGELFHDA; encoded by the coding sequence ATGAGAGAGATCACCCTTTCCAAGGCCGTGAACGAAGCAATCGCCGAGGAGATGCGTCGGGACCCGACCATCTTCCTGATCGGCGAGGATGTCGCCGAGGCCGGCACGCCGTTCAAGGTTCTGTCCGGTCTGGTCGAGGAGTTCGGCACCGACCGGATCATCGACACGCCGATCTCGGAGCCGGGTTTCATGGGCATGGCGGTCGGCGCCGCGATGACCGGTTCGCGGCCGATCGTCGACCTGATGTTCGGCGATTTCATCTTCTTGGTCATGGACCAGCTCTGCAACCAGGCGGCCAAGACCCATTACATGTCGGGCGGCAAGCTCAAGGTGCCGCTGGTGCTGCGCACCAATCTCGGCGCCACGCGCCGCTCCGCCGCCCAGCACTCGCAGTCGCTGCATGCCCTGGTCGCCCATATCCCGGGGCTCAAGGTCGCGCTTCCCTCCAGCGCCTACGAAGCCAAGGGCCTGTTGAAGACGGCGATCCGGGACGACAATCCGGTCGTCATCTTCGAAGACAAGCTGATGTACAACGACAAGGCGCCGGTGCCCGAGGAGGAGTATCTGATCCCCTTCGGCGAGGCGGCCGTCCTGCGCCAGGGCCGCGACATCACGCTGGTCGCGACGTCGTCGATGGTGCAGGTCGCCCAGAAGGCGGCGGCGCTGCTGGAGCGCGACGGGATCTCCGCCGAGATCATCGATCCGCGCACCATCGTGCCGCTGGACGAGGAGACGATCCTCGACTCCGTCAGGAAGACGAGCCGGGCGATCGTCATCGACGAGGGCCACCAGAGTTTCGGAATAACCGGCGAGATCGCCAGCCGGATTACCGAAAAGGCGTTCTACCACCTCGACGCGCCGGTCCTGCGCATGGGCGCGATGGACGTGCCGGTGCCGTTCTCGCCGGCGCTGGAGGACCTGACCGTGCCGACGCCGGAAGGCGTTGCGGAACGCGCCCGGCTCTCGGTCAGGGGAGAGCTCTTCCATGACGCATGA
- a CDS encoding biotin/lipoyl-containing protein, with amino-acid sequence MTHEVIMPALGMAQDTGLIVAWQKAPGDAVAAGDILFEVETDKSTVEVEAGHDGFVAALFAEAGEEAPVGSVIALISAEKPEQPIQASLSSTAAPEPVVATQTTPAAVPEDGPGDGPKSEPATAPAKKPVPAPTKPGGPILASPKARRLAAEQGLELGSLVAAGVPQPYHVADLETLKALPSAAAAAGGAASAHITARVAKGTFTDFLSWLDGQATHDAVWAAFAAASLRAVTGADALVVRVDHPVLGRSAVFADPDLGPLSAALPADTDAAPALILRDLTGSRITGGRFGAAGAPTLTVATAGDDLALTLDFAPDQLGTDAAIALLEGFAGRLDEPLRQLL; translated from the coding sequence ATGACGCATGAGGTCATCATGCCGGCGCTGGGCATGGCGCAGGACACCGGCCTGATCGTCGCCTGGCAGAAGGCGCCGGGCGATGCGGTCGCGGCCGGCGACATCCTTTTCGAGGTCGAGACCGACAAGTCGACGGTGGAGGTCGAGGCCGGGCACGACGGCTTCGTCGCGGCCCTGTTCGCCGAGGCGGGCGAGGAGGCGCCGGTCGGCAGCGTCATCGCGCTGATCTCGGCGGAAAAGCCTGAACAGCCGATCCAGGCCAGCCTGTCGTCGACAGCCGCGCCTGAGCCGGTTGTCGCGACACAGACCACACCTGCGGCCGTGCCGGAGGATGGGCCTGGGGACGGGCCCAAATCCGAACCCGCGACCGCGCCGGCGAAGAAGCCGGTTCCCGCTCCGACAAAACCGGGCGGGCCGATCCTGGCCTCGCCGAAGGCCAGGCGGTTGGCCGCGGAGCAGGGGCTCGAACTTGGCAGCCTGGTCGCCGCGGGCGTCCCGCAGCCCTACCACGTTGCCGATCTGGAGACGCTGAAGGCACTGCCTTCCGCGGCGGCCGCAGCCGGTGGCGCGGCAAGCGCCCATATCACCGCCCGTGTCGCCAAGGGGACGTTCACGGACTTCCTGTCCTGGCTCGACGGGCAGGCCACGCACGACGCCGTCTGGGCCGCCTTTGCCGCCGCCAGCCTGCGCGCCGTGACCGGGGCGGACGCCCTGGTGGTCCGGGTCGACCATCCGGTGCTCGGCAGATCGGCGGTCTTCGCGGATCCCGACCTCGGCCCGCTATCCGCCGCCTTGCCCGCCGATACGGATGCCGCGCCCGCGCTGATCCTGCGCGACCTGACGGGGAGCCGGATCACGGGCGGACGCTTCGGCGCCGCCGGGGCGCCAACGCTGACCGTTGCCACCGCGGGCGACGATCTCGCGCTGACGCTCGACTTCGCTCCCGATCAGCTCGGCACCGATGCGGCGATCGCCCTCCTCGAGGGCTTCGCCGGCCGGCTCGACGAGCCGCTGCGTCAACTCCTGTGA
- a CDS encoding sulfite exporter TauE/SafE family protein, with protein sequence MSIEDLVVLFVVLFVGGVLKGATGIGVPIVAVPVLAAYLNLHLAVAVIMLPSVVTNGWMLWRLRAERPPTHFFYTIPVGTLAGIAAGVTLLASLPDRYLNLGVAGAIVVFLMSRAIRPSWRLGPAAERILSLPAMFFVGLIQGATGISAPVVMMYLSSLGMERAQFVFCVSLLFFVASVAQVPAMAVAGLFGPFELLLGLLALVPSMLGIPVGDRIARRMSVVWFDRVIMMMLVGLAVKLAASGFAG encoded by the coding sequence ATGTCGATAGAGGACCTTGTCGTCCTGTTCGTGGTGCTCTTCGTCGGTGGCGTCCTGAAGGGGGCCACGGGAATCGGAGTTCCGATCGTCGCGGTGCCGGTTCTGGCGGCGTACCTGAATCTTCACCTCGCGGTCGCGGTGATCATGCTGCCGAGCGTGGTGACCAATGGCTGGATGCTCTGGAGGCTTCGCGCGGAGAGGCCGCCGACCCACTTCTTCTATACCATCCCCGTCGGCACGCTCGCCGGCATCGCTGCCGGCGTGACGCTGCTGGCGTCGTTGCCGGACCGATATCTCAACCTCGGCGTGGCGGGCGCGATCGTCGTGTTCCTGATGTCGCGCGCGATCCGGCCGAGCTGGCGCCTCGGCCCGGCGGCGGAGCGGATATTGTCGCTTCCCGCCATGTTCTTCGTCGGTTTGATCCAGGGGGCGACCGGGATCTCGGCGCCGGTCGTCATGATGTATCTCAGCAGCCTGGGCATGGAACGCGCCCAGTTCGTGTTCTGCGTATCGCTGCTGTTCTTCGTGGCCAGCGTCGCTCAGGTGCCGGCGATGGCGGTGGCGGGCCTGTTCGGGCCGTTCGAGCTGCTGCTGGGCCTTCTGGCGCTCGTTCCCTCGATGCTGGGAATCCCGGTCGGCGACCGGATCGCCCGCAGGATGTCCGTGGTCTGGTTCGACCGGGTCATCATGATGATGCTCGTCGGCCTCGCGGTGAAGCTGGCGGCATCGGGGTTTGCCGGCTGA
- a CDS encoding 2-oxo acid dehydrogenase subunit E2, with translation MSDVVASPSVRARARETGIDLERLARDLGRQTITREDLDGGKAAAGATSYWDVDHAQYGPVTEQPMSRFAQVAAANMAAAQALIPAVTHHDRADVSAVEAFRTSLKAEAQARATKLTALAFHVKALARCLRDFPTFNASLSADGKTLILKRFVHIGIAVDTAHGLMVPVVRDVDRKGLWQIAADIADLAARAQERKVRGEEMGGASMTISNLGAIGGTGFSPIINPPELAILGISRTETMPVWDGETFVPKPHVPLDLSYDHRVINGADAARFMTHYASLLADPRRILV, from the coding sequence ATGTCGGATGTCGTCGCCAGCCCGTCCGTTCGGGCGCGGGCCCGCGAGACGGGGATCGACCTCGAACGGCTGGCTCGCGACCTGGGCCGCCAGACCATCACGCGAGAGGATCTGGACGGCGGCAAGGCGGCCGCCGGCGCCACATCCTACTGGGACGTGGACCACGCGCAGTACGGTCCCGTGACCGAGCAGCCGATGTCCCGGTTCGCGCAGGTCGCGGCCGCGAACATGGCCGCGGCGCAAGCGCTGATCCCGGCCGTCACCCATCACGACCGCGCCGACGTCAGCGCTGTCGAGGCGTTTCGCACATCGCTGAAGGCCGAGGCGCAGGCGAGGGCAACCAAGCTGACCGCGCTGGCCTTTCACGTGAAGGCCCTGGCGCGCTGCCTGCGCGACTTCCCGACCTTCAATGCGTCGCTGAGCGCCGATGGGAAGACGCTGATCCTGAAGCGGTTCGTCCATATCGGCATCGCGGTCGATACGGCGCACGGGCTGATGGTGCCGGTGGTGCGCGACGTCGACAGGAAAGGGCTCTGGCAGATCGCCGCCGACATCGCCGATCTGGCGGCGCGCGCGCAGGAGCGCAAGGTGCGCGGCGAGGAGATGGGTGGCGCCTCGATGACGATCTCAAATCTGGGCGCGATCGGCGGCACGGGCTTCTCCCCGATCATCAATCCGCCGGAGCTGGCCATTCTCGGTATCTCGAGAACCGAGACGATGCCGGTCTGGGACGGCGAGACCTTCGTGCCGAAGCCGCACGTCCCGCTCGACCTCAGCTACGACCACCGGGTCATCAACGGTGCCGATGCCGCGCGCTTCATGACCCACTACGCAAGCCTTCTGGCCGATCCGCGCCGGATCCTGGTCTGA
- a CDS encoding M24 family metallopeptidase — protein MNTNALNPRILQPGDIDPNWRWDRHIPAWGHTAVDFERRVDHDRLRRYRLSRAKDALKKSDCGALLLFDVNNIRYVSGTKIGEWERDKMCRFALLAADEEPYVWDFGSAAVHHREYCDWLDPERMRAGVVGMRGTIPPSFGLMKRYAEEIYSLLKKAGVADMPVGVDYAETAMFFALQDAGVKVVDGQQIMLGAREIKNIDEIQLLNQAAAMVDGVYHMIFEELKPGVRENDIVAMSNKLLYEMGSDDVEAINAISGERCNPHPHNFTDRLFRPGDQAFFDILQSYQGYRTCYYRTFNVGRATPVQADAYKTCREWLDLAIAQIKPGVTTDRVASVWPKAEEFGFPDELSAFGLQFGHGLGLALHERPIISRAVSLDNPMEIQTGMVFALETYCPAADGYSAARIEEEVVVTDKGCEVISLFPAAELPIANRY, from the coding sequence ATGAACACCAACGCACTGAATCCGCGAATCCTGCAGCCCGGCGATATCGATCCGAACTGGCGCTGGGACAGGCACATTCCCGCATGGGGCCACACGGCCGTCGATTTCGAGCGCCGGGTCGATCATGACCGTCTGCGGCGCTACCGGCTGAGCCGGGCCAAGGACGCCCTGAAGAAATCCGACTGCGGCGCGCTGCTGCTCTTCGACGTCAACAACATCCGCTACGTTTCCGGCACCAAGATCGGCGAGTGGGAACGCGACAAGATGTGCCGCTTCGCGCTGCTCGCCGCCGACGAGGAGCCCTATGTCTGGGACTTCGGCTCGGCCGCCGTCCACCACCGCGAATATTGCGACTGGCTCGACCCGGAGCGCATGCGCGCCGGCGTCGTCGGCATGCGCGGCACCATCCCGCCGTCGTTCGGCCTGATGAAGCGCTATGCCGAGGAGATCTATTCGCTCCTGAAGAAGGCCGGCGTCGCCGACATGCCGGTCGGCGTCGACTACGCCGAGACCGCGATGTTCTTCGCCCTGCAGGATGCCGGCGTGAAGGTCGTCGACGGCCAGCAGATCATGCTGGGCGCGCGCGAGATCAAGAACATCGACGAAATCCAGCTGCTCAACCAGGCCGCCGCGATGGTCGACGGCGTCTACCACATGATCTTCGAGGAGCTGAAGCCCGGCGTGCGCGAGAACGACATCGTGGCGATGTCGAACAAGCTTCTCTACGAGATGGGCTCCGACGACGTCGAGGCGATCAACGCCATCTCGGGCGAGCGCTGCAACCCGCACCCGCACAACTTCACGGACCGGCTGTTCCGCCCCGGCGATCAGGCCTTCTTCGACATCCTGCAGAGCTATCAGGGGTACCGGACCTGCTACTACCGGACCTTCAACGTCGGCCGCGCGACGCCGGTGCAGGCCGATGCCTACAAGACCTGCCGCGAATGGCTGGATCTCGCGATCGCGCAGATCAAGCCGGGCGTCACGACCGATCGTGTGGCTTCGGTCTGGCCGAAGGCCGAGGAGTTCGGCTTCCCGGACGAGCTGTCGGCGTTCGGGCTGCAGTTCGGCCACGGCCTGGGCCTGGCCCTGCACGAGCGTCCGATCATCAGCCGCGCGGTCAGCCTCGACAATCCGATGGAGATCCAGACCGGCATGGTCTTCGCGCTGGAGACCTACTGTCCCGCCGCCGACGGCTATTCGGCGGCCCGCATCGAGGAAGAGGTGGTGGTCACCGACAAGGGCTGCGAGGTGATCAGCCTGTTCCCGGCCGCGGAGCTGCCGATCGCCAACCGCTACTGA
- a CDS encoding NAD(P)-dependent oxidoreductase codes for MDKLKLGWIGMGRMGYPMAERLVKAGHDVSIWNRTRSKAEPLAALGATLVDSPADLGGVDVLFTMVSTGADVEQVYFGENGVLSGDAAPSIFVDCSSIGVDQSADIRERLAARGAQLVASPVSGNGKCVRSGKLSAVASGPKGAYDTVEPLIATIAGRGVSYVGEGELSRFCKIAHNVFLGVVTQNLAEITILCQKAGVPRHAFLEFMNGSVMGSIFTKYKSNALVNLDWTTTFTPALLRKDLDLGLAAGRDLDVPMPVTASARESFQSHFGAASLQSDPDGYLAKDFAAVLETVGLAAGVKLEPENVPMPTGLELADGAEK; via the coding sequence ATGGACAAATTGAAACTCGGTTGGATCGGGATGGGCCGCATGGGCTACCCGATGGCGGAACGCCTCGTGAAGGCCGGGCACGACGTCAGCATCTGGAACCGCACGCGGTCCAAGGCCGAGCCGCTCGCCGCGCTCGGGGCGACGCTGGTCGACTCGCCGGCCGATCTCGGCGGCGTCGACGTGCTGTTCACGATGGTGTCCACGGGTGCGGACGTCGAGCAGGTCTATTTCGGCGAGAACGGCGTCCTGTCCGGTGACGCCGCGCCGTCGATCTTCGTCGACTGCTCCTCGATCGGCGTCGACCAGTCGGCCGACATCCGCGAGCGCCTTGCCGCGCGCGGCGCGCAGCTTGTCGCCTCGCCGGTCAGCGGCAACGGCAAGTGCGTGCGGTCCGGCAAGCTGTCGGCCGTCGCCTCGGGCCCGAAAGGCGCCTACGACACGGTCGAGCCGCTGATCGCCACCATCGCCGGCCGCGGCGTCTCCTATGTCGGCGAGGGCGAGCTGTCGCGCTTCTGCAAGATCGCGCACAACGTGTTCCTCGGCGTCGTCACGCAGAATCTCGCCGAGATCACCATCCTGTGCCAGAAGGCCGGCGTGCCGCGCCACGCCTTCCTCGAGTTCATGAACGGTTCGGTGATGGGCTCGATCTTCACCAAGTACAAGTCCAACGCGCTGGTCAATCTCGACTGGACGACGACGTTCACGCCGGCGCTTCTGCGCAAGGACCTCGACCTCGGCCTCGCCGCGGGTCGCGACCTCGACGTGCCGATGCCGGTGACCGCCTCGGCGCGCGAATCCTTCCAGTCGCATTTCGGCGCCGCCAGCCTGCAGTCCGATCCGGACGGCTATCTGGCGAAGGACTTCGCCGCCGTGCTCGAGACGGTGGGGCTGGCCGCCGGCGTCAAGCTGGAGCCGGAGAACGTGCCGATGCCGACCGGTCTGGAGCTTGCCGACGGCGCGGAGAAGTAG